DNA sequence from the Microscilla marina ATCC 23134 genome:
TAATTACGACGGTTTACTACAATTTGGATGGTACTCAGGCATCTCCATCTTGAGCTCAGTTAGCTATTTCAGGCACTCGCCTTTTCAAACAAAAAAAATATAAAGAAGCTCAAGCTTTTTATGAAAAAGGGGTGGTTCAGGTACGAAAACAATACCCAAAAGAACACCAGTATTATGCAACGGCGCTTTCTTATCTGGCACATGCTTACGAAAAGCAAAGGTTGTGTAAAAAAGCGGAAAGTCTTTATAAGCAAACGCTTGCCATACAAGAAAAACTGATTGGAAAAGAACATTTGGCGTATGCTAAAGCACTCAGAAGCTTGGCAAATAATTATTATGACCAAAAACAGTACGAGAAAGCGCAGCCTTTGCTTGAGAAAACACTACAAATAATGGAGAAAAAGCTGGGCAAAGGTCACAAAGCTTACCTTCTTTCATTTACGGCCCTTGCCTACAACCTAAAGCGGGCAAAAAAATACGCACAGGCAGAAAAAGCTTTTCTGGAACTATATACTTTAAGAAAAAAAATACCAGGCACTACCAATAAAGAATCTTTTGAGAGTGCTCAAAAGCTGGCGAACCTATACTTTCTTCTGGGGCAATACAAAAAAGCAGTGCCTTATAGCGAGGAAATGATCACGTTAGCAAAAGCAGTGGGCAATAACGACTTGGTGTATGCGTCTGCCTTAGATAACCTGGCGCTATTGTATGATAAAATGTACGCTTACCAAAAGATGGAAGCCCTGTACCTGGAAAGTAAAAACATCGTAGAAAAGAAATTAGGTAAAAACCACCTGGCTTATGCCCGTTCATTGAACAATTTGGCAAGTTTATACGCAAAAACCAAAGGGTATCAAAAAGCTGCGGCTTTGTTTTTGGAAAGTAAAAACATTGTAGAAAAAAAACTAGGCAAGCATCACCTGGCTTATGCCCGTTCGTTGAACAATTTGGCAAGTTTGTATACAAAAGCAGGGGCTTGCCAAAAAGCCGCCCCTTTGTTTTAGAAAGTAAAAGTATAGTAGAAAAAAAACTGAACAACCAGCATCCAAAGTATGCCAATTCCTTGTTCAGCTTGGCAGTCTTGTATTGGGAAATGGGGCTTTACTCAAAGGCTGAAGCTTTGTATTTGGAGAATAAAAGTGTTGTAGAAAAAACTTTGGGTAAAAACCACCCAAAGTATGCCCTTGTTTTGAACAACTTAGCCGCTTTGTATGCTAAAATGGGTGCTTACCCAAAAGTAAAATATTTGTACTTAGAAAGCAAAAAAATCAGGGAGAAAACCTTGGGCAAAAGCCATCCAGAGTATGCCACTTCTTTAAACAGTCTTGCTCACTTATACATCAACCAGGGCGCCTACCAAAAAGCCGCCCCTTTGTATTTGGAAAGCAAGAATATTATGGAAAAAACCTTGGGCAAAAATCATCCAGAGTATGCAATTGCTTTAAATAACCTGGCTGGAGTATATCAATATATGGAGGCTTACCCAAAAGCAAAAGCCTTGTATTTGGAAAGCAAAAATGTGATAGAAAAAACTTTAGGCAAGCACCATCCAGAATACGCCGTTTCTTTGGGCAACCTGGCGAGTGTATACTTTAAAGCCAAAGCTTATCAAAAAGCTGAGGCTTTGTATTTGGAAAGCAAAAGTGTTGTAGAAAAAACTTTAGGCAAGCACCATCCAGAGTATGCTTTTGCTTTGAACAATCTGGCAAATCTTTATCAGTACCAAAGGGCTTATAAAAAAGCAGTTCCCTTGTATCTTGAGTCAATTGATGCGAAGCTCAAAGAACTCAAAAACAATCAAATCATCTTGAGTGAAAAGGGACAAAAGAACTATTTGAAGGTAAACCAGTTTTACTTCAATCACTTC
Encoded proteins:
- a CDS encoding tetratricopeptide repeat protein, with the protein product MSGTRLFKQKKYKEAQAFYEKGVVQVRKQYPKEHQYYATALSYLAHAYEKQRLCKKAESLYKQTLAIQEKLIGKEHLAYAKALRSLANNYYDQKQYEKAQPLLEKTLQIMEKKLGKGHKAYLLSFTALAYNLKRAKKYAQAEKAFLELYTLRKKIPGTTNKESFESAQKLANLYFLLGQYKKAVPYSEEMITLAKAVGNNDLVYASALDNLALLYDKMYAYQKMEALYLESKNIVEKKLGKNHLAYARSLNNLASLYAKTKGYQKAAALFLESKNIVEKKLGKHHLAYARSLNNLASLYTKAGACQKAAPLF